The Halorhabdus sp. BNX81 genome includes a region encoding these proteins:
- a CDS encoding 4a-hydroxytetrahydrobiopterin dehydratase, producing MTDVLDDAEIDERLPAGWERDGDEIVRTFEFDAYLDGVGFAAAAGGLAQEAFHHPELTIGWREVEIRLTTHDAGGITDADLDLAARFNDLRE from the coding sequence ATGACAGACGTCCTCGACGACGCGGAGATCGACGAGCGGCTCCCGGCTGGTTGGGAGCGCGACGGAGACGAAATCGTCCGGACCTTCGAATTCGACGCCTATCTCGACGGCGTCGGCTTCGCGGCGGCCGCGGGCGGCCTCGCCCAGGAAGCCTTCCACCATCCGGAGTTGACCATCGGCTGGCGCGAGGTCGAGATTCGGCTGACGACCCACGACGCCGGCGGGATCACTGACGCCGATCTCGACCTGGCTGCACGATTCAACGACCTTCGGGAGTGA
- a CDS encoding FG-GAP repeat protein, whose amino-acid sequence MDLHRRDALRLVGAAGVTGLAGCGSIAAPGGGKSWSQRATLTAEDGTSGDQFGDSIAVSNDGSTIIVGAPAATVAGVESGVVSVFERAGDSWSRTATLSPTNTAEFSGFGASVALSGDGETAVVGCTGDERTNGRVSGATYVFERAEDGWTQDARLSVDTAFTPTEGQYFDAFGAAVAVADDGKTALVGAPQYVDGSDDTAGTASLSGGAITADVVAAPRSTPARVPGAAFAFERSDGEWSREATFRPDDPDGRVRLGSSVALADRGSTAVICANGRNTVSVFTRAGGSWTETTTLPLADGVAVPLDEAIGVSNDGSTVIVGDSPGDDTGGSATVFDRADGSWSQSVLSLAHTQKFGPSVAMGGDGETALVPGLTDSNSNAVGVHVFTHAVGSWTPKTALTAESSQRDSRYGDALALSGDGTTAVVGAPGGDTTAGSGTVYVFD is encoded by the coding sequence ATGGATCTACACCGCCGGGACGCCCTCAGACTCGTCGGCGCGGCGGGTGTAACGGGCCTTGCCGGATGTGGAAGCATCGCCGCCCCGGGCGGGGGGAAATCATGGTCACAGCGGGCGACACTGACCGCGGAGGACGGCACCAGCGGGGACCAGTTCGGCGACTCGATCGCTGTGTCGAACGATGGATCGACGATCATCGTCGGCGCACCGGCCGCCACTGTCGCCGGGGTCGAGTCCGGTGTCGTGTCCGTCTTCGAGCGGGCGGGCGACTCGTGGTCCCGGACAGCAACGCTCTCCCCGACGAACACAGCCGAGTTTAGCGGGTTTGGGGCCAGCGTGGCGCTCTCCGGCGACGGGGAGACGGCCGTTGTCGGATGTACGGGCGACGAGCGCACGAACGGACGGGTGTCCGGGGCGACGTACGTGTTCGAGCGGGCTGAGGACGGGTGGACCCAGGATGCGCGACTCAGCGTCGACACGGCGTTCACGCCCACGGAAGGACAGTATTTCGACGCCTTCGGCGCGGCCGTGGCTGTCGCCGACGACGGGAAGACGGCACTGGTCGGCGCGCCACAGTACGTCGATGGGTCCGACGACACTGCCGGGACAGCGTCGCTCTCCGGTGGGGCAATCACGGCGGATGTCGTCGCCGCTCCCCGATCGACGCCCGCGCGCGTCCCGGGCGCGGCGTTCGCGTTCGAGCGATCCGACGGCGAGTGGTCCCGGGAAGCGACGTTCCGGCCCGACGACCCCGATGGACGGGTCCGTCTGGGATCGAGCGTCGCGCTGGCGGATCGCGGGTCGACGGCCGTCATCTGTGCGAACGGGCGAAATACCGTTTCGGTGTTCACCCGGGCCGGCGGGTCCTGGACCGAGACGACGACGCTCCCGCTTGCAGACGGCGTAGCGGTTCCACTGGATGAGGCAATCGGCGTTTCGAACGACGGGTCGACGGTGATCGTCGGGGACAGTCCAGGCGACGATACTGGCGGATCGGCAACCGTCTTCGATCGGGCAGACGGATCGTGGTCCCAGTCGGTGCTATCCCTCGCTCACACCCAGAAATTCGGACCGTCGGTTGCGATGGGCGGCGACGGGGAAACGGCGCTCGTCCCTGGACTGACGGACTCGAACTCGAATGCGGTCGGCGTCCACGTCTTCACCCACGCTGTGGGGTCCTGGACACCAAAAACGGCACTCACGGCAGAGAGCAGTCAGCGAGACAGTCGGTACGGCGATGCCCTGGCGCTGTCCGGCGACGGGACTACGGCAGTCGTCGGTGCGCCGGGCGGGGACACGACGGCCGGTTCCGGTACAGTATACGTCTTCGATTGA
- a CDS encoding metal-dependent hydrolase: MFVGHAFLAFGIVAVLARRFGPAERLSLRGVTVQYAVIAGLAAALFASLPDVDVAHAAFQVVTLPEGATAFDHFWTATGERHRTTTHSLVVAVLASAGFAVSVPNRWGGAAVLFGVVALAAFTGGVVGAGVMTLFVVGGVALTALAARIGLSARSIFGASALGLAIHPFTDLLTGVPPSFFAPWDVTVIGGRVEPFTDATYNLLVAFGTEIAVIWFGLLVGLTLLGIELRRHVHPAGVLGVAYAPMALVLNAPSVDNAALFVGTILPVGAIGLVGAKRQLTGARVVTITLTALAAITAAWFGFGVAYAFIS, translated from the coding sequence GTGTTCGTCGGTCACGCCTTCCTCGCCTTTGGGATCGTCGCCGTACTCGCTCGGCGTTTCGGTCCCGCTGAACGTCTGTCACTCCGTGGCGTGACCGTTCAGTACGCCGTCATCGCCGGGCTGGCGGCCGCACTGTTCGCCTCACTCCCGGACGTCGATGTCGCCCACGCGGCATTCCAGGTCGTCACGCTCCCGGAGGGGGCAACGGCGTTCGATCACTTCTGGACGGCGACGGGCGAGCGCCACCGGACGACGACCCACTCGCTGGTCGTCGCCGTTCTCGCGAGTGCGGGCTTTGCCGTCTCTGTTCCCAACCGATGGGGTGGCGCGGCCGTCCTTTTCGGTGTCGTCGCCCTCGCAGCGTTCACCGGCGGCGTGGTCGGTGCCGGGGTCATGACGCTGTTCGTCGTCGGTGGCGTTGCCCTCACGGCCCTCGCGGCGCGGATCGGATTGTCCGCACGCTCGATCTTCGGCGCATCGGCGCTTGGACTGGCCATCCACCCCTTCACTGATCTGCTGACGGGCGTCCCACCGTCGTTTTTCGCGCCGTGGGACGTCACGGTCATCGGCGGGCGGGTCGAGCCGTTCACGGACGCGACGTATAACCTCCTGGTGGCGTTCGGGACGGAGATCGCCGTCATCTGGTTCGGGCTACTGGTCGGACTGACGCTGCTCGGGATCGAACTACGACGGCACGTCCACCCTGCCGGGGTGCTCGGTGTCGCGTATGCGCCGATGGCGCTCGTCCTGAACGCTCCAAGCGTCGATAACGCCGCGCTGTTCGTCGGGACGATTCTCCCCGTCGGGGCAATCGGTCTCGTCGGCGCTAAACGACAGCTGACGGGCGCGCGCGTCGTGACGATCACACTTACAGCGCTCGCGGCGATTACGGCCGCCTGGTTCGGGTTCGGTGTCGCATACGCGTTCATCAGCTGA
- a CDS encoding ATP-dependent helicase: MGGRDLLEHVDVDLGFDPESVSIDDGGVLELFEPAVREWWIETFGTYVPDNGGFFTPPQKEAIPHIHDGENALIAAPTGSGKTQASFAAIVNELFRRDREDGLDNSVYCLYLSPLKSLANDIHRNLEVPLSEITAKLEDRGEDVEIRHAIRHGDTSDSDRQAMLEETPHILNTTPETLAILLNSPKFKKKLETVEYVIVDEIHSLAANKRGTHLSVSLERLEAMAQTSPTRIGCSATVEPLDTMAEFLVGREAPGGDPRDYEIVDARFAREFDMELTSPTDDLIHTSQSTINDRFYDQLHDLIGDHTNTLVFTNTRSGAERVLHNLRERFDAYDEDNSGCHHGSLSKDKREAIESDLKSGDVDVVTTSTSLELGIDMPHIDLVVQVGSPKSVAALLQRVGRAGHQLGETVTGRVVALDRDELLECAVMLKKAEEGFVDRVFVPESAHDVAAQHVYGMAINDVRPESEVTGILRRAYPYRTYTDEDWERLVRYLTADYPGMEGENVYAKIWRDENDPPDGEYHYDEFPVGETLIGKRGRLARVIYMTNIGTIPDSFTCDVLTRGDSEWVGQLDESYLDTLESGDVFVLGGDRYEYRYRRGSKVYVDPTGARPTVPSWYSERLPLSYDLGQEILTFQRELLAKLQRGGQSAARLWLREFPLDEHSVRAIVEMFDQQVRYAGPESVSTDKRLVIEEERDRESYERRYYVHSNYGRRFNDGLSRLLAYHVAQQATANVQVAVADHGFTLSMPLNRKVDVAGVLESIEPTGVRADLRASLNGTDLLERYFRINATRSLMILKRYKGYEKSASEQQVNSEMLLGFAQELDGFAVIEETYREILEDKLNVAAIENVLDAIDAGKIGVVHHRVDSPTPRAFGLATLMASDVVLAEDESAVLQEFHERVKAAIGEESADTVSVTDRP; encoded by the coding sequence ATGGGAGGACGGGACCTGCTCGAACACGTGGACGTGGACCTCGGCTTCGATCCCGAGTCCGTCTCGATCGACGACGGGGGCGTCCTCGAACTGTTCGAGCCAGCCGTTCGGGAGTGGTGGATCGAGACGTTCGGAACGTACGTTCCCGACAACGGCGGCTTCTTCACGCCGCCACAGAAAGAGGCGATCCCGCACATCCACGACGGCGAGAACGCGCTCATCGCCGCCCCGACCGGTTCGGGCAAGACCCAGGCCAGCTTCGCGGCCATCGTCAACGAACTGTTCCGCCGGGACCGCGAGGACGGGCTGGACAATTCCGTCTACTGTCTGTATCTCTCGCCGCTGAAGAGCCTCGCCAACGACATCCACCGGAACCTCGAAGTACCACTCTCGGAGATCACCGCAAAGCTCGAAGACCGTGGCGAAGACGTCGAGATCCGCCACGCGATCCGCCACGGCGACACCTCCGACAGCGACCGCCAGGCGATGCTCGAAGAGACGCCCCACATCCTCAACACGACGCCCGAAACCCTGGCAATCCTGTTGAACTCCCCGAAATTCAAAAAGAAGCTGGAGACGGTCGAGTACGTCATCGTCGACGAGATCCACAGCCTCGCGGCGAACAAGCGGGGAACCCACCTCTCGGTGTCGCTGGAACGACTCGAAGCGATGGCCCAAACCTCGCCGACGCGGATCGGCTGCTCGGCGACGGTCGAACCGCTGGACACGATGGCGGAATTTCTGGTCGGCCGGGAAGCGCCGGGTGGCGATCCCCGCGACTACGAGATCGTCGACGCTCGCTTCGCCCGCGAGTTCGACATGGAGCTCACGTCGCCGACCGACGACCTGATCCACACGTCCCAATCGACGATCAACGACCGGTTTTACGATCAGCTACACGACCTGATCGGCGATCACACCAACACGCTCGTGTTCACAAACACGCGCTCGGGGGCCGAACGCGTCCTGCATAACCTCCGGGAACGCTTTGACGCCTACGACGAGGACAACTCCGGGTGTCACCACGGCAGCCTCTCGAAGGACAAGCGCGAGGCTATCGAGTCCGATCTGAAATCCGGCGACGTAGACGTGGTGACGACCTCGACGAGCCTCGAACTCGGGATCGACATGCCCCACATCGACCTGGTGGTCCAGGTGGGGTCGCCCAAATCCGTCGCCGCGTTGCTCCAGCGGGTGGGGCGTGCCGGCCACCAACTCGGCGAAACCGTCACCGGCCGCGTCGTCGCCCTCGACCGCGACGAACTACTCGAGTGTGCGGTCATGCTCAAGAAAGCCGAGGAAGGTTTCGTCGACCGGGTCTTCGTCCCCGAGAGCGCCCACGACGTCGCCGCACAGCACGTCTACGGGATGGCGATCAACGACGTGCGCCCCGAATCCGAGGTCACTGGTATCCTCCGACGGGCGTACCCCTACCGGACGTATACCGACGAGGACTGGGAGCGACTGGTCCGGTATCTCACCGCCGACTATCCCGGCATGGAGGGCGAGAACGTCTACGCGAAGATCTGGCGGGACGAAAACGACCCACCGGACGGGGAGTACCACTACGACGAGTTCCCGGTCGGCGAGACATTGATCGGCAAGCGCGGCCGGCTGGCGCGGGTCATCTACATGACCAACATCGGGACGATTCCCGATTCGTTCACCTGTGACGTACTGACCCGGGGTGACAGCGAGTGGGTCGGGCAACTCGACGAATCCTATCTCGACACACTGGAGTCCGGCGACGTGTTCGTGCTGGGCGGTGATCGCTACGAGTATCGCTACCGCCGGGGATCGAAGGTCTACGTCGATCCGACGGGCGCTCGTCCGACCGTCCCCTCGTGGTACTCGGAGCGGTTGCCCCTCAGCTATGATCTCGGGCAGGAGATCCTGACCTTCCAGCGCGAGTTACTCGCCAAACTACAGCGGGGCGGTCAGTCGGCAGCTCGACTCTGGCTCCGGGAGTTCCCCCTCGACGAGCACAGCGTTCGCGCCATCGTCGAGATGTTCGACCAGCAGGTGCGTTACGCCGGTCCGGAGAGCGTCAGCACGGATAAACGCCTGGTCATCGAGGAGGAGCGCGATCGCGAGTCGTACGAACGCCGGTACTACGTCCACTCGAACTACGGTCGCCGGTTCAACGACGGCCTTTCGCGACTGCTGGCCTATCACGTCGCCCAGCAGGCCACGGCGAACGTCCAGGTGGCCGTCGCAGATCACGGCTTTACATTGTCGATGCCGCTCAACCGGAAAGTCGACGTGGCGGGCGTCCTCGAATCGATCGAGCCGACTGGCGTGCGGGCGGACCTGCGTGCCAGCCTCAACGGAACGGACCTGCTCGAACGGTATTTCCGAATCAACGCGACGCGGTCGCTGATGATCCTCAAACGCTACAAAGGCTATGAGAAATCGGCCAGCGAACAGCAGGTCAACAGCGAGATGTTACTCGGCTTCGCCCAGGAACTCGACGGGTTCGCCGTGATCGAAGAAACCTACCGGGAGATCCTCGAGGACAAACTGAACGTGGCGGCGATCGAGAACGTGCTCGACGCGATCGACGCCGGAAAAATCGGGGTCGTCCACCACCGCGTCGACTCGCCGACCCCGCGGGCGTTCGGACTCGCGACGCTGATGGCCAGCGACGTCGTCCTGGCGGAAGACGAGTCGGCCGTCTTACAGGAGTTTCACGAGCGCGTCAAGGCGGCGATCGGCGAAGAATCAGCCGACACGGTGTCCGTGACCGACCGACCCTGA
- a CDS encoding helix-turn-helix domain-containing protein: MSPTTVAEEQTVEEQNEGACPVVEAVETIGSEWRLVVLHELVESEQRFNELKRSTGASSRTLSRVLDDLAETGLVDRRVEEKPIATYYSLTERGQALCPVFEELEQWADEWIEGVEA; the protein is encoded by the coding sequence ATGTCACCGACGACAGTTGCCGAGGAGCAGACGGTCGAGGAACAGAACGAGGGGGCCTGTCCGGTCGTCGAGGCCGTCGAAACGATCGGATCGGAATGGCGACTCGTCGTCCTCCACGAACTGGTCGAGAGCGAGCAGCGGTTCAACGAACTCAAGCGATCGACGGGTGCGAGTTCCCGGACGCTCTCGCGCGTCCTCGACGATCTGGCGGAGACCGGACTCGTCGACCGTCGCGTCGAGGAGAAGCCGATCGCGACCTACTACTCGTTGACAGAGCGAGGACAGGCACTGTGTCCGGTCTTCGAGGAACTCGAACAGTGGGCCGACGAGTGGATCGAGGGCGTCGAGGCGTAG
- a CDS encoding DoxX family protein: protein MAFTGSEGLVLLAGRILFGVVLAFMGLNHFMQREQMTGYAEYKGLPAPGFSVIASGVVLIAGGLAVVAGVYPVVGAVALAGFLLISAVTMHDFWAVPEDDQQDEMTAFLKNLVMAGGALVVAAVGTQSWAYSIGIGLF from the coding sequence ATGGCGTTCACCGGAAGCGAGGGACTCGTCCTCCTGGCAGGACGGATCCTCTTCGGCGTCGTCCTGGCGTTCATGGGCCTCAACCACTTCATGCAGCGCGAGCAGATGACGGGCTACGCCGAATATAAAGGATTGCCCGCACCGGGTTTCTCCGTGATCGCCTCGGGCGTCGTATTGATCGCCGGGGGACTCGCGGTGGTCGCCGGCGTCTATCCGGTCGTCGGCGCGGTCGCACTCGCAGGGTTCCTCCTGATCTCGGCTGTCACGATGCACGACTTCTGGGCCGTCCCCGAGGACGACCAGCAGGACGAGATGACGGCGTTTCTGAAAAACCTGGTAATGGCCGGCGGTGCACTCGTCGTCGCGGCCGTTGGCACCCAGTCGTGGGCCTACAGCATCGGTATCGGGCTGTTCTAG
- a CDS encoding ring-cleaving dioxygenase, translating into MPEDIPGIHHVTAIASDPEANYEFYTETLGLRLVKRSVNQDDTSVYHLFYGDHAGSPGTSMTFFPYPGARPGQVGTGQVGTTAFMIPADAVEYWVDRLAEAGVDADEPRERFGETVIPFRDPDGLPLELVGVEDAPAGDPPAGPVPPERAIRGFYGVTLSLEDTDSTVRLLEKMGYGQAGSEGDRTRYEATGELGAVVDLVAEPDRGRGQPGAGTVHHVAFRVTRDDQAEWREQLQNLGLRPTEIVDRKWFESVYTRTPGGVLFEYATAEPGYTVDEDLDELGERLVLPDWFEDRREEIEAGLPPLSVDTP; encoded by the coding sequence ATGCCCGAAGACATTCCCGGAATCCACCACGTGACGGCCATCGCGAGCGATCCCGAGGCGAACTACGAGTTTTACACCGAGACGCTCGGCCTCCGGCTGGTCAAGCGCAGTGTCAACCAGGACGATACCTCGGTCTATCACCTCTTCTACGGCGACCACGCGGGCTCGCCGGGCACGAGCATGACGTTTTTCCCCTACCCGGGAGCCCGACCCGGGCAGGTCGGGACCGGGCAGGTGGGTACAACGGCGTTTATGATCCCGGCCGACGCCGTCGAGTACTGGGTCGACCGCCTTGCGGAGGCGGGCGTCGACGCCGACGAACCACGGGAGCGCTTCGGCGAGACCGTGATCCCGTTCCGTGATCCGGACGGCCTCCCGCTGGAACTCGTCGGCGTCGAAGACGCCCCCGCCGGCGATCCGCCCGCCGGCCCGGTCCCGCCCGAGCGGGCGATCCGTGGGTTCTATGGCGTGACCCTCTCGCTCGAAGACACCGACAGTACGGTCAGGCTACTCGAAAAGATGGGCTACGGACAAGCGGGCAGCGAGGGGGATCGAACACGCTACGAAGCAACTGGTGAGCTTGGGGCCGTCGTCGATCTGGTCGCCGAACCGGACCGGGGGCGGGGGCAGCCAGGAGCGGGGACCGTTCATCACGTTGCCTTCCGGGTCACGCGCGACGACCAGGCCGAATGGCGCGAGCAACTCCAGAATCTCGGGTTGCGCCCGACCGAAATCGTCGATCGAAAGTGGTTCGAGTCGGTGTACACCCGGACGCCCGGCGGCGTCCTCTTCGAGTATGCGACGGCGGAACCGGGCTACACCGTCGACGAGGATCTCGACGAACTGGGCGAACGGTTGGTTCTCCCCGACTGGTTCGAGGATCGCCGCGAGGAAATCGAGGCCGGGTTGCCGCCGCTGTCGGTCGACACTCCCTGA
- a CDS encoding type II secretion system F family protein: protein MSLTGYLPLVAALALAGVLALTRVSPRVDRVFTRIARQYFSQHIGESPARKRMLASAYLETTYRVYAAKTYLYTALAALIGGTVGVYFIGGALVVIPTIAAVLADLPSVMGDALGNRNLEIVLPPDQVFLVLTIGGVVIGGLSAVVTYVARWQLPAGDAEVRRRGINAALPRTVAFTYALSRGGLAFPDVMRTLGRNREIYGDAADEMSVAVREMDIFGTDMISAIRRTAHRSPSDTFRTFAENLASVLASGQQIPQFLEDQYDRLQAETEQRQEEVLELLATIAEAYVTTLVAGILFLLTILLVFGLTVTDTLPFLQLLAYLIVPLSNALFVVFLVQKLEELGVARESGVGTLKSAAPDTTAPETTTATADGGHLARLSAGRSQLALYDRISRFKRVLRRPIQTIIWNPTRIFYLTVPIALIWLVIRGPAAMTDYGFNLRYADDVIVQITIFLIGSFATVREIYSRRIDRIEAATPELLERLASLNEAGMSFVESLDRVRDSDLGVLTDEVDRIWTDISMGANATDALRRFGLRVRTASIARVVTLLTHAMRASGRLGPVLRIASSQARADLKLRRERRQQMFTYLVVIYVSFLVFLVIIFAVEEVLVPSLPDNVPVPESNRLGVDVTAFARLGQVNKPAYTLIFLHAALIQAVLSGFVAGLLGEGTLKDGAKHAAILLSIAYVAILLVTSPVASLTIQDQETLGDGVTIDSVSTSEGGFVVIHERTADGAIVGHTGYLPPGEHTNVRVQLDESIQRQTTLVAVPHIDTSGDNRFTIGIDQPYATGGDPVAVDAQITPVERETSQSLGRESALSAQSTNGLALASWRASPM, encoded by the coding sequence ATGAGCCTCACGGGATACCTGCCGCTGGTCGCCGCACTCGCACTCGCCGGAGTGCTCGCGCTGACCCGCGTTAGCCCCCGTGTCGACCGCGTATTTACGCGGATCGCCCGACAGTATTTCAGCCAGCACATCGGCGAGTCACCCGCGCGAAAGCGCATGCTGGCCTCTGCGTACCTCGAGACGACCTACCGGGTGTACGCAGCCAAGACGTACCTCTATACGGCACTGGCAGCGCTCATCGGGGGGACCGTCGGGGTATATTTCATCGGCGGGGCGCTGGTGGTGATCCCGACAATCGCCGCCGTGCTTGCGGATCTCCCCTCGGTCATGGGTGACGCGCTGGGCAACCGAAACCTCGAAATCGTCCTCCCGCCCGACCAGGTGTTTCTCGTCCTCACGATCGGCGGGGTCGTCATCGGTGGGCTCTCCGCGGTCGTGACCTATGTGGCACGCTGGCAACTCCCCGCCGGCGACGCCGAGGTCAGGCGACGCGGCATCAACGCGGCCCTCCCCCGAACAGTCGCGTTCACCTACGCCCTGTCTCGTGGGGGACTCGCGTTCCCGGACGTGATGCGAACGCTCGGCCGGAACCGGGAAATCTACGGCGACGCGGCCGACGAGATGAGCGTCGCTGTCCGGGAGATGGATATCTTCGGGACGGACATGATCTCGGCGATCAGACGGACAGCCCACCGGAGTCCGAGCGACACCTTCCGGACATTCGCCGAGAACCTCGCGAGCGTCCTCGCCAGTGGCCAGCAGATCCCGCAGTTTCTCGAAGACCAGTACGACCGCCTTCAGGCGGAGACCGAACAGCGCCAGGAGGAAGTGCTGGAACTGCTTGCAACCATCGCCGAAGCGTACGTCACGACGCTCGTCGCCGGCATCCTGTTTTTGCTCACGATCCTGTTGGTGTTCGGGCTGACGGTGACAGATACCCTTCCGTTCTTGCAACTGCTCGCGTATCTCATCGTCCCGCTGTCGAATGCCCTGTTTGTCGTCTTCCTGGTGCAGAAACTCGAGGAACTCGGCGTCGCCCGTGAGAGCGGCGTGGGAACCCTCAAGAGCGCCGCTCCGGACACAACTGCACCCGAGACGACGACGGCGACCGCGGACGGCGGGCATCTCGCCCGGCTGTCGGCTGGCCGGTCCCAACTCGCGTTGTACGACCGGATCAGTCGATTCAAGCGTGTTCTGCGCCGTCCGATCCAGACGATCATCTGGAATCCGACCCGGATCTTCTATCTCACTGTGCCGATCGCGCTGATATGGCTGGTGATTCGCGGGCCGGCCGCCATGACCGACTACGGGTTCAACCTCCGGTACGCCGACGATGTGATCGTCCAGATCACGATCTTTTTGATCGGCTCGTTCGCCACCGTCCGGGAGATCTACTCCCGGCGAATCGACCGGATCGAGGCCGCAACACCCGAGTTGCTCGAACGGCTGGCGAGTCTCAACGAGGCGGGGATGTCCTTCGTCGAAAGTCTCGATCGGGTTCGGGACTCGGATCTTGGCGTCCTGACTGACGAAGTCGACCGCATTTGGACTGACATTTCGATGGGTGCCAACGCGACCGATGCGCTTCGTCGGTTCGGGCTGCGGGTCCGAACGGCCTCGATCGCCCGGGTCGTCACGCTGCTCACCCATGCAATGCGGGCGAGCGGACGGCTCGGCCCAGTCTTGCGGATCGCGTCCTCGCAGGCGCGTGCGGATCTCAAACTCCGCCGGGAACGCCGCCAGCAGATGTTCACCTATCTGGTCGTGATCTACGTCTCGTTTCTGGTCTTTCTGGTCATCATTTTCGCCGTCGAGGAGGTGCTCGTCCCGAGCTTACCCGACAACGTTCCCGTCCCCGAGTCCAATCGCCTGGGCGTCGACGTGACTGCCTTCGCCCGGCTCGGGCAGGTCAACAAGCCGGCCTACACGCTGATCTTCCTTCACGCCGCGTTGATCCAGGCAGTGCTCTCGGGCTTCGTCGCCGGCCTCCTCGGTGAGGGGACGCTCAAGGACGGCGCGAAACACGCGGCGATCTTGCTTTCGATCGCCTACGTCGCAATCCTGCTCGTGACCTCGCCCGTGGCATCGCTGACCATCCAGGATCAGGAGACGCTCGGCGATGGGGTCACGATCGACTCGGTCTCCACCTCTGAAGGTGGGTTCGTGGTGATCCATGAACGCACAGCCGACGGGGCGATCGTGGGTCATACCGGCTACCTGCCGCCGGGTGAGCACACGAACGTTCGCGTCCAACTCGACGAGTCTATCCAGCGCCAGACGACACTCGTGGCCGTGCCGCATATTGATACGAGCGGCGACAACCGCTTTACTATCGGCATCGACCAACCGTATGCGACGGGCGGTGATCCGGTGGCCGTCGACGCCCAAATCACACCGGTGGAACGCGAGACGAGCCAGTCGCTTGGCCGCGAGTCCGCGCTTTCGGCTCAATCGACGAATGGGTTGGCGCTGGCGTCGTGGAGAGCGTCGCCGATGTGA